The genome window ATAGTTTTCGTTCACCCCGCCGATCACCGTGGTCCGCGCGCGCATGCTGGCGGCATAATCGGCCACGCCGAAATGCAGGCTTTCGTTGCGGGCCGAGGCACCGGCAATCTCACTGACATTCTGCATGCCCAATGCGGTCTCGATGATGTGTTCGAACCCGATCCGTTTGCGCAGGCCCACGGCGTCTTCGATCTGGGTCACCAGCATGTCGACGGCATAGACATCGGCGGCGGTTCCGACCTTGGGGAACATGATCAGATCCAGACGCTCGCCCGCCTGTTCGACGATGTCGACCACGTCGCGGTACATGAAGTGGGTGTCCAATCCGTTGATTCGAATCGACATCGTCTTGGTGTTCCAGTCGACCTGGTTCAACGCCTTGATGATGTTCTTGCGCGCGCCTTCCTTCTCATCCGGTGCAACCGCGTCTTCAAGGTCAAGGAAGATCACGTCGACGTCGGATTGCGCCGCTTTTTCAAACAGTTGCGGCTGGCTTCCCGGAACGGCAAGTTCGCTGCGATTCAGCCGTGCGGGGGCTAGTTGGATGGGATAAAAACTCATGTCTGACCGCTCCTGTGTGTCTGGTCGATTGGCATGGCGCTCAGACAAATGGCGGAAAATCTGATCTGTCAAGAAATTTTATTGCGTACAGTCGCATGCAAACGAAACAAGATTACAGGTCGCTTTGCCCGCCCGGAACCCGGTTCGAATAGTAAAACGCAATCGCCTGCGCACGGTTGCGAACCGACAGTTTCTCGTAAAGATTCGACAGGTGGAATTTCACCGTGTTGGTCGAGATTCCAAGCTCTTTCGCAAGCTCTCGGTTGGTCAGCCCCTTGGACAGCGCTTCAAGCGTCGCGCGTTCCTTGCGCGACAGGCTGTGGATCG of Paracoccaceae bacterium contains these proteins:
- a CDS encoding CoA ester lyase — its product is MSFYPIQLAPARLNRSELAVPGSQPQLFEKAAQSDVDVIFLDLEDAVAPDEKEGARKNIIKALNQVDWNTKTMSIRINGLDTHFMYRDVVDIVEQAGERLDLIMFPKVGTAADVYAVDMLVTQIEDAVGLRKRIGFEHIIETALGMQNVSEIAGASARNESLHFGVADYAASMRARTTVIGGVNENYAVLTDPAEDGARQVHWGDMWHSAIANMVVAARANGLRPIDGPFGDFSDPEGYRAAAYRAAVLGCEGKWAIHPSQIALANEVMSPSDAEVTKANRILEAMAAAEAEGKGAVSLDGRLIDYASIRQAEVLVEKARQIAA